The following are encoded in a window of Saccharothrix longispora genomic DNA:
- a CDS encoding AfsR/SARP family transcriptional regulator — MLSRAVDKDPPVAIRLLGAVAADRGGVPVPEFTKARAQVLALVALSGEHGITKDELVYLLPGAGVTDEALHRRISDLRNKCGIAIHREPRQGRNHYLLVPESVESIDAEVFVRGVAALSAEAGIAELDGLMRLWRDDPAIEWGSRLRGPWERVVGARAELIDRLLRHPELNASVEAVRFASLFPALPELAAVRSTASRRSRLRPRLLVVEDQIMADIRAVLDSEFDVLPVGSLAEWNDVCDNLAVDGALVDLHLTDDLSDGYGTTVIAEHLRKHTEIPVALMSVAVPPRYHDQGDMRVKYRLVDIVQKNSAGRLNGRDLLHAARELVAANDRSRVNRLTLWIDCDEYHVKSDSLFTGGRGTRHDSVEKCGREAEALRLKLRSGALDVDAVQAEVMRFHRNWGPGRPGARF, encoded by the coding sequence GTGCTGTCACGCGCTGTCGACAAGGACCCCCCGGTCGCGATCCGACTGCTCGGAGCGGTGGCAGCGGACCGGGGCGGCGTGCCGGTTCCGGAGTTCACCAAGGCACGAGCCCAGGTGCTCGCGCTGGTCGCGCTCAGCGGGGAACACGGAATCACCAAGGACGAACTCGTGTACCTGCTGCCGGGGGCCGGCGTCACCGACGAAGCGCTCCACCGCCGCATCTCCGACCTCCGCAACAAGTGCGGGATCGCGATCCATCGGGAACCGCGGCAGGGGCGGAACCACTACCTGCTCGTCCCGGAGTCGGTCGAGTCGATCGACGCGGAGGTGTTCGTCCGCGGTGTCGCCGCACTGTCCGCCGAAGCCGGGATCGCCGAGCTGGACGGGTTGATGCGGCTGTGGCGCGATGACCCGGCGATCGAGTGGGGCAGTCGACTGCGTGGCCCGTGGGAACGGGTCGTCGGAGCTCGCGCCGAGCTGATCGACCGCCTCCTGCGCCACCCCGAGTTGAACGCGTCGGTCGAGGCCGTGCGCTTCGCGTCGCTGTTCCCGGCGCTGCCCGAGCTCGCGGCCGTGCGTTCGACGGCGTCTCGGCGCAGCCGGCTCAGACCCCGGCTGCTGGTCGTGGAGGACCAGATCATGGCCGACATCAGGGCCGTCCTGGACTCCGAGTTCGACGTCCTTCCGGTGGGCTCGTTGGCGGAGTGGAACGACGTTTGCGACAACCTTGCCGTGGACGGCGCCCTGGTCGACCTCCACCTCACCGACGACCTCTCCGACGGCTACGGCACCACCGTGATCGCCGAACACCTCCGCAAGCACACCGAGATCCCGGTGGCCCTGATGAGCGTGGCCGTGCCACCCCGCTACCACGACCAGGGCGACATGCGGGTCAAATACCGGCTGGTCGACATCGTGCAGAAGAACTCGGCGGGCCGGCTCAACGGTCGGGACTTGCTGCACGCCGCCCGGGAGTTGGTCGCCGCGAACGACCGCAGCCGGGTGAACCGGCTGACCCTGTGGATCGACTGCGACGAGTACCACGTGAAGAGCGACTCGTTGTTCACCGGTGGGCGCGGCACGCGGCACGACAGCGTGGAGAAGTGCGGTCGGGAGGCGGAGGCGTTGCGCCTCAAGTTGCGTTCCGGGGCGCTGGACGTGGACGCGGTGCAGGCGGAGGTCATGAGGTTCCACCGGAACTGGGGTCCTGGTAGACCGGGAGCCAGATTCTGA
- a CDS encoding AAA domain-containing protein, producing the protein MIASDSTPHGSDPAGMAVALVGHFLCDEATAEFGPYFPDGDEPLVAEPLLPDRHYRLQLLDATEQLVDVQVFLGIGELGGLMWEQDIRALLRISGSAHPALPEVFDGGYRSAEQTVAIGVESGGMAFVVTRGARRSAGPADVTYFGSQKEHAVRKFRSLADGLATLHGLGMTHRSLGPTAIDVYRGPEYRFARFELSALVTDLFRQQTFDSVVDQGKLRELYITHSRGTMAYAPPERLAFVLADDDANLVEDESVDVYGLAAIMWEWFLGEFPDDQRPPEIVGPPTPREAAELGAAYRRFRDYLRTRLREDDEVPPELATILGRMLSEHPADRPSAAEVVTLLTAGYDRIMSAWSGGADTRPHTVLFMPRQSASTIYQWGWISQHPSTSKGAEQLVDFITDDLHRAQMAHSPHGADSFVGGGEREAKRAATIVLRGEQAVWFCEFYRFEDEYGNATEKTDNALVIKYVAKRSLPWVEEKIRKLNWGDSRAVPPVRLESTLTDQEVLRRRVRSRPSWRRLTESLRPSVERSEEDLTYQRAIDWLIDYQEVELKARTYPYEVVSREVEAGEVLVRYDGERDQKRIVSSPLFVKYAASPYLRDEFGSFFEALQNDDGGAGADLLRDENGRPKGVAGTTDVLRREGPDRVVLRWDRRTPVPDRGWLRPTDDRGAMAALDRQRDARYELFDFATLRGQIRDPHTIRTLEHHWAAAGEGLLGDGPKAVREILVCEPFMALQGPPGTGKTTVTAAAIAAYLRRSPTARLLVSAQSNFALDNLADRVLAAIGALDHKGRPVDAADVASGLMPLRVTSRGPDAEERVAPSVRPWMRHASADRLAKGVHRHVTRVLDDPTVPLSAELADVLTEWRDLVGAEGESVLLELSDHVHRSANVVFATCATSTPELLSPTADAVFDWVVVEEAAKAWPTELAIPLVRGRRWTLVGDQFQLPAHRRHDVARFLRACVDDPHQEMAALGVDLDRYLEVFDLFGSLFEQAGASGSRQPPPLLRMGTQFRMREPIAEVVSRVFYPAEEQELPSPDGLPVGGLATHTASQPPPIRFHRPGVLDGESLVWLDTAGIPDCKDEPHWSNPGEVAVVHGLLDRLQPFPRRLEDGFGEQPIAVLTPYREQVRLLRSSSLIRDHVSTIHGFQGREADMVIVSLVRDTLRPGRTLHQLGHLAQRELVNVLFSRARRQLVVVGNFEHFSSISGAGGLWQQVCAAVRLYGKVVPATEVTGGGR; encoded by the coding sequence GTGATCGCGTCGGACTCAACGCCGCACGGTTCGGACCCCGCCGGGATGGCGGTCGCGCTGGTCGGGCACTTCCTGTGCGACGAGGCCACCGCGGAGTTCGGCCCGTACTTCCCGGACGGCGACGAACCCCTCGTCGCCGAACCGCTGCTGCCGGACCGGCACTACCGGCTCCAACTGCTCGACGCCACCGAACAGCTCGTTGACGTGCAGGTTTTCCTGGGCATCGGGGAGTTGGGCGGCCTGATGTGGGAGCAGGACATCCGCGCGCTGCTGCGGATCTCCGGGTCGGCCCACCCTGCCCTGCCCGAGGTGTTCGACGGCGGTTATCGCTCCGCGGAGCAGACCGTGGCGATCGGCGTCGAATCAGGGGGCATGGCATTCGTGGTCACCCGCGGTGCCCGCAGAAGTGCGGGTCCGGCAGATGTTACGTATTTCGGGTCACAAAAAGAGCACGCTGTCCGCAAGTTCAGGTCATTGGCCGACGGGCTCGCCACGCTACACGGTCTCGGAATGACCCACCGCAGCCTCGGCCCGACCGCGATCGACGTTTACCGGGGACCCGAGTACCGATTCGCGCGGTTCGAGCTGAGCGCACTCGTGACGGACTTGTTCCGGCAGCAGACCTTCGACTCGGTGGTCGACCAGGGCAAGCTCCGCGAGCTGTACATCACGCACAGTCGCGGCACCATGGCCTACGCGCCGCCCGAGCGCCTCGCCTTCGTCCTGGCCGACGACGACGCGAATTTGGTGGAGGACGAGAGCGTCGACGTGTACGGCCTGGCCGCGATCATGTGGGAGTGGTTCCTCGGTGAGTTCCCGGACGACCAGCGACCGCCGGAGATCGTCGGACCGCCCACCCCTCGGGAGGCCGCCGAGCTGGGCGCGGCCTACCGGCGTTTCCGGGACTACCTGCGCACGAGGTTGCGGGAGGACGACGAGGTCCCGCCGGAACTGGCCACGATCCTCGGCCGCATGCTGTCCGAGCACCCCGCGGACCGCCCCTCCGCGGCGGAGGTGGTGACGCTGCTGACCGCCGGGTACGACCGGATCATGTCGGCGTGGAGCGGGGGCGCGGACACCAGGCCGCACACCGTCCTCTTCATGCCCAGGCAGTCCGCGTCCACGATCTACCAGTGGGGCTGGATCAGCCAGCACCCCTCCACGTCCAAGGGCGCCGAGCAGCTGGTCGACTTCATCACCGACGACCTGCACCGGGCCCAGATGGCCCACTCGCCCCACGGCGCCGACTCGTTCGTCGGCGGCGGCGAGCGCGAGGCCAAGCGCGCGGCGACGATCGTGCTCAGGGGCGAGCAGGCCGTCTGGTTCTGCGAGTTCTACCGGTTCGAGGACGAGTACGGGAACGCGACCGAGAAGACCGACAACGCGCTCGTGATCAAGTACGTCGCCAAGCGCTCGCTGCCGTGGGTCGAGGAGAAGATCCGCAAGCTGAACTGGGGCGATTCCCGCGCGGTGCCACCGGTGCGGCTGGAGTCGACCCTGACCGACCAGGAGGTCCTGCGCCGTCGGGTGCGCAGCCGGCCGTCCTGGCGGCGGTTGACCGAGTCGCTGCGTCCCAGCGTCGAGCGATCCGAGGAGGACCTCACCTACCAGCGGGCGATCGACTGGCTCATCGACTACCAGGAGGTGGAGCTCAAGGCCCGGACCTACCCGTACGAGGTCGTCTCGCGGGAGGTGGAGGCGGGCGAGGTCCTGGTCCGCTACGACGGTGAGCGGGACCAGAAGCGGATCGTCTCGTCCCCGCTGTTCGTCAAGTACGCGGCGTCCCCGTACCTGCGCGACGAGTTCGGCTCGTTCTTCGAGGCGTTGCAGAACGACGACGGCGGCGCGGGCGCCGACCTGCTCCGTGACGAGAACGGCAGGCCCAAGGGTGTCGCGGGCACGACCGACGTGCTGCGCAGGGAAGGGCCCGACCGCGTCGTGCTGCGCTGGGACCGCCGCACCCCCGTCCCGGACAGGGGCTGGTTGCGCCCCACCGACGACCGGGGCGCCATGGCGGCGCTGGACCGGCAGCGCGACGCGCGCTACGAGCTGTTCGACTTCGCGACGTTGCGCGGCCAGATCCGCGATCCGCACACGATCCGCACCCTGGAGCACCACTGGGCCGCGGCCGGTGAAGGACTGCTCGGGGACGGGCCGAAGGCGGTGCGCGAGATCCTCGTCTGCGAGCCGTTCATGGCGCTCCAGGGACCGCCCGGGACGGGCAAGACCACGGTCACCGCCGCCGCGATCGCCGCGTACCTGCGCAGGTCGCCGACCGCGCGGCTGCTCGTGTCGGCCCAGTCGAACTTCGCGCTCGACAACCTCGCGGACCGGGTGCTCGCCGCGATCGGGGCGCTGGACCACAAGGGCCGCCCGGTGGACGCCGCCGACGTGGCGTCGGGCCTGATGCCGCTGCGCGTCACGTCACGCGGCCCGGACGCCGAGGAGCGGGTCGCCCCGAGCGTGCGCCCCTGGATGCGGCACGCCTCGGCGGACCGACTGGCCAAGGGCGTGCACCGGCACGTCACCCGGGTCCTGGACGACCCGACCGTCCCCCTGTCCGCCGAACTCGCCGACGTGCTCACCGAGTGGCGCGACTTGGTCGGTGCGGAGGGCGAATCGGTGCTCCTCGAACTGTCCGACCACGTCCACCGCAGCGCGAACGTGGTCTTCGCCACCTGCGCCACCTCGACGCCCGAACTGCTCTCGCCGACGGCCGACGCGGTGTTCGACTGGGTGGTGGTGGAAGAGGCGGCCAAGGCCTGGCCGACGGAACTGGCCATCCCGCTGGTGCGCGGCAGGCGGTGGACACTGGTGGGCGACCAGTTCCAGCTCCCCGCGCACCGCCGCCACGACGTCGCGCGGTTCCTCCGGGCCTGTGTCGACGACCCGCACCAGGAGATGGCGGCCCTCGGCGTCGACCTCGACCGGTACCTGGAGGTCTTCGACCTGTTCGGCTCGCTGTTCGAGCAGGCGGGCGCGTCGGGTTCCCGGCAGCCCCCTCCCCTGCTGCGGATGGGCACCCAGTTCCGGATGCGTGAGCCGATCGCCGAAGTCGTCAGCCGGGTGTTCTACCCGGCCGAGGAGCAGGAGCTGCCGTCGCCCGACGGGCTCCCGGTGGGCGGCCTGGCCACGCACACCGCGTCGCAGCCGCCACCGATCCGGTTCCACCGCCCCGGTGTGCTCGACGGCGAGTCGCTGGTCTGGCTCGACACCGCCGGCATCCCCGACTGCAAGGACGAGCCGCACTGGTCCAACCCCGGCGAGGTCGCCGTGGTACACGGGCTCCTGGACCGGCTGCAACCGTTCCCGCGCAGGCTGGAGGACGGTTTCGGCGAGCAGCCGATCGCCGTGCTCACCCCCTACCGGGAACAGGTCAGGCTGCTGCGCAGCAGCAGCCTGATCCGCGACCACGTGAGCACCATCCACGGTTTCCAGGGCCGGGAGGCCGACATGGTGATCGTCTCGCTGGTCCGGGACACCCTCCGCCCCGGCCGCACGCTGCACCAACTCGGCCACCTGGCCCAGCGGGAACTGGTGAACGTGCTGTTCTCCCGGGCGCGGCGACAGCTGGTGGTGGTCGGCAACTTCGAGCACTTCTCGTCCATCAGCGGTGCGGGCGGGCTGTGGCAGCAGGTCTGCGCGGCGGTGCGGCTGTACGGCAAGGTGGTCCCGGCCACCGAGGTCACGGGTGGTGGGCGGTGA
- a CDS encoding S1 RNA-binding domain-containing protein: protein MSDLDFTRRERTIDGNAFVASPYGVKNGFDHDEFHRNALAPVITLAGMTPVRADSIYGPQTIMGAVYRGIEQAEVVIVDFTGRNANVAMEFMMAAMIGKRMIYLTQDEDDIPTDIRGRVRVIKYSDHYLAIDEMKLALANQLTSIRAERSVEMALLPMASGGTDPVQARVVTVTKDFVVVEALDGRRGVLGNADVDYQRIVPDMARLFSVGDPLSGAFEVDIAGGVKYTLLSGTPNPWHQLGAEFPVGRRFTGVVQRRSEKLGAFVLLDHGISGLVHNSVLAGRQWGIGDEVEVMVTRMDKDKRLIALQPLGPVAPSKAKGRFVPVQRTSEENSGFTKGQRLEGEVTKALPEGKGGYVLLRLSGRTRPVMLHCTAMTEGTRTDLNAGEVEIGDVLDVEIDTIDVTRDRITVRELDENEADVDEPITV from the coding sequence ATGAGCGACCTCGACTTCACCCGGCGTGAGCGCACGATCGACGGCAACGCGTTCGTGGCGAGCCCGTACGGCGTGAAGAACGGCTTCGACCACGACGAGTTCCACCGCAACGCCCTGGCGCCGGTGATCACCCTGGCGGGGATGACGCCGGTGCGCGCGGACTCGATCTACGGGCCGCAGACCATCATGGGCGCCGTCTACCGCGGCATCGAGCAGGCCGAGGTGGTGATCGTCGACTTCACCGGCCGCAACGCCAACGTGGCCATGGAGTTCATGATGGCCGCGATGATCGGCAAGCGGATGATCTACCTGACCCAGGACGAGGACGACATCCCGACCGACATCCGCGGTCGGGTGCGCGTCATCAAGTACAGCGACCACTACCTGGCGATCGACGAGATGAAGCTCGCCCTGGCCAACCAGCTCACCTCCATCCGCGCGGAGCGCAGCGTCGAGATGGCGCTGCTGCCGATGGCCTCGGGCGGCACCGACCCGGTCCAGGCCCGGGTCGTCACCGTCACCAAGGACTTCGTGGTGGTCGAGGCGCTCGACGGACGGCGCGGCGTGCTCGGCAACGCCGACGTGGATTACCAGCGGATCGTGCCGGACATGGCCCGCCTGTTCTCCGTCGGCGACCCGCTCAGCGGCGCGTTCGAAGTCGACATCGCGGGTGGCGTGAAGTACACGCTCCTGTCCGGTACGCCCAACCCGTGGCACCAACTCGGTGCCGAGTTCCCGGTGGGGCGCAGGTTCACCGGCGTGGTGCAGCGCCGCTCGGAGAAGCTCGGCGCGTTCGTCCTGCTCGACCACGGGATCTCCGGCCTGGTCCACAACTCGGTCCTCGCGGGCAGACAGTGGGGGATCGGCGACGAGGTCGAGGTGATGGTCACGCGCATGGACAAGGACAAGCGGCTGATCGCATTGCAGCCGCTGGGGCCGGTCGCCCCGTCGAAGGCGAAGGGCCGGTTCGTACCCGTCCAGCGCACGTCCGAGGAGAACAGCGGGTTCACCAAGGGGCAGCGGCTGGAAGGCGAGGTCACCAAGGCGCTGCCGGAAGGCAAGGGCGGCTACGTCCTGCTCCGCCTCTCCGGCCGCACCCGCCCGGTGATGCTGCACTGCACGGCGATGACCGAGGGCACCCGCACGGACCTCAACGCGGGCGAGGTCGAGATCGGCGACGTCCTTGACGTCGAGATCGATACGATCGACGTGACCCGGGACCGGATCACCGTCCGGGAGCTGGACGAGAACGAGGCCGACGTGGACGAGCCGATCACGGTCTGA
- a CDS encoding S-(hydroxymethyl)mycothiol dehydrogenase, with amino-acid sequence MSKIVKAVLALRRGEPVALREIVVPDPGPGEATVRVLASGVCHTDLHYRDGVIGDAFPYLLGHEASGIVEQVGAGVDNVAPGDFVVLNWRAVCGRCRACRRGRAESCVDDYTASTPMTLTDGTPLQPALGIGAFAELTLVHAGQCTPVSPKADPAVVALLGCGVMSGLGAAMNTGGVATGDTVAVIGVGGVGCAAVAGAKLAGATTIIAVDLDERKLGHARALGATDVIDAVRTPDVVTAIRDLTDGLGADVVIDAAGTPETWKQAFYARALGGTFVLVARPDSSMRLEMPLLDTFLRNGTYRTSWYGDCLPSRDFDPLVGLHLQGRLPLDHFVTERIGLTDVEGAFTSMRAGDVLRSVVVFT; translated from the coding sequence ATGTCCAAGATCGTCAAGGCGGTTCTCGCCCTGCGCCGGGGCGAGCCGGTCGCACTCCGCGAGATCGTCGTGCCCGACCCCGGCCCCGGCGAGGCCACGGTCCGGGTGCTGGCGTCCGGTGTCTGCCACACAGACCTGCACTACCGCGACGGCGTGATCGGCGACGCCTTCCCGTACCTGCTGGGGCACGAGGCGTCCGGCATCGTGGAACAGGTCGGCGCCGGCGTGGACAACGTCGCACCCGGCGACTTCGTGGTGCTGAACTGGCGCGCCGTCTGCGGCCGCTGCCGAGCGTGCCGCCGCGGCCGCGCCGAGTCCTGTGTGGACGACTACACGGCGAGCACGCCGATGACGCTCACCGACGGCACGCCGTTGCAGCCCGCGCTGGGCATCGGCGCGTTCGCGGAGCTGACCCTGGTGCACGCGGGCCAGTGCACACCGGTGTCCCCGAAGGCCGACCCGGCCGTCGTCGCGCTGCTGGGGTGCGGCGTCATGTCCGGCCTGGGGGCGGCGATGAACACCGGCGGCGTGGCGACGGGCGACACCGTGGCCGTCATCGGGGTGGGCGGTGTGGGGTGCGCGGCCGTCGCGGGCGCCAAACTGGCCGGCGCCACCACGATCATCGCGGTGGACCTGGACGAGCGGAAGCTGGGCCACGCGCGGGCGCTGGGCGCGACGGACGTGATCGACGCCGTTCGCACACCGGACGTCGTCACCGCGATCCGCGACCTGACCGACGGCCTCGGCGCGGACGTGGTGATCGACGCCGCGGGCACGCCCGAGACGTGGAAGCAGGCGTTCTACGCCCGGGCGCTCGGCGGCACGTTCGTCCTGGTCGCCCGCCCGGACTCGTCGATGAGACTGGAGATGCCGCTGCTGGACACGTTCCTGCGCAACGGCACCTACCGCACGAGTTGGTACGGCGACTGCCTCCCGTCCCGCGACTTCGACCCGTTGGTCGGCCTGCACCTGCAGGGCCGGCTGCCACTGGACCACTTCGTCACCGAACGCATCGGCCTGACCGATGTGGAGGGGGCGTTCACCTCGATGCGCGCCGGTGACGTGCTGCGCAGCGTGGTGGTCTTCACCTGA
- a CDS encoding MFS transporter — protein MSTLPKVASGITAFAVFATTVSFVISMAGSSMKSTVQVLFLPIAGDFDVSRGTLAIGTTLFAVVTALASSAVGHLADRIGAVPVLAIGAGITGVVLVVCALATDIRVFVPTYGILGAIGCTMLSFVPLGVLADQLFQGRNAGFLYAVLTNGAAVGFMVLVPLWTFLGAVTSWRQILLGVGVVFLVVMLPLSLLLVRYSNRNSAPPAPAEHGFWAGIRIAFADKRVRGLILPFVACGTTMAFIDVHLFPHMHDHGVAPVTSSVAFVLLGGLEIVGSLVAGRLCDKGLIRATLIGGYALRATAMMIAPFFAAEFTVLVFGALFGASYLITVVATTMWIAKILPRGRKGTAIGVLWALHMVAVAASSQLGAVLADAAHGYLPVILVSVALTLGAIVLVAMQPDPNRAPA, from the coding sequence ATGAGCACCCTGCCCAAGGTCGCGTCCGGCATCACCGCGTTCGCGGTGTTCGCCACGACCGTCAGCTTCGTCATCTCCATGGCGGGCTCGTCGATGAAGTCCACCGTGCAGGTGCTGTTCCTGCCGATCGCGGGCGACTTCGACGTCAGCCGCGGCACGCTCGCGATCGGCACGACGCTGTTCGCCGTCGTGACGGCGCTCGCCTCGTCCGCGGTGGGGCACCTGGCCGACCGGATCGGCGCGGTGCCGGTGCTGGCGATCGGCGCGGGCATCACCGGCGTGGTGCTCGTGGTCTGCGCGCTGGCCACCGACATCCGGGTGTTCGTCCCGACCTACGGCATCCTCGGCGCGATCGGCTGCACGATGCTGTCGTTCGTGCCGCTGGGCGTGCTGGCCGACCAGCTGTTCCAGGGCCGCAACGCCGGCTTCCTGTACGCGGTGCTGACCAACGGCGCGGCGGTCGGCTTCATGGTGCTGGTGCCGCTGTGGACGTTCCTGGGCGCGGTCACGTCGTGGCGGCAGATCCTGCTGGGCGTCGGCGTGGTGTTCCTGGTGGTGATGCTGCCGCTGTCGTTGCTGCTGGTGCGCTACTCCAACCGCAACTCCGCCCCGCCCGCGCCCGCCGAGCACGGCTTCTGGGCGGGCATCCGGATCGCGTTCGCGGACAAGCGGGTGCGCGGCCTGATCCTGCCGTTCGTCGCGTGCGGCACCACGATGGCGTTCATCGACGTCCACCTCTTCCCGCACATGCACGACCACGGCGTGGCGCCGGTGACCAGCTCGGTGGCGTTCGTGCTGCTGGGTGGGCTGGAGATCGTCGGCTCGCTCGTGGCGGGTCGGTTGTGCGACAAGGGCCTGATCCGGGCGACGCTGATCGGTGGCTACGCGCTGCGGGCCACGGCGATGATGATCGCGCCGTTCTTCGCCGCCGAGTTCACCGTGCTGGTGTTCGGCGCGCTGTTCGGCGCCAGCTACCTGATCACGGTGGTCGCCACCACGATGTGGATCGCGAAGATCCTGCCGCGCGGCCGCAAGGGCACCGCGATCGGCGTGCTGTGGGCGCTGCACATGGTCGCCGTCGCGGCCAGCAGCCAGCTCGGCGCCGTCCTCGCCGACGCCGCGCACGGCTACCTGCCGGTGATCCTCGTCAGCGTGGCGCTCACCCTCGGCGCGATCGTCCTGGTGGCGATGCAACCCGATCCGAACAGAGCGCCTGCCTGA
- a CDS encoding response regulator transcription factor, with the protein MRIVVAEDLYLLRDGLVRLLEAYGHEVVAAVGDKEATLRALAEHRPDVAVIDVRMPPTYTDDGLQAALEARRARPGLSVLVLSQHIEQLYARELLADGRGGVGYLLKDRVFEAEQFIEAVERVGAGGTSLDPAVVAKILNAGSTSPLDGLTGREREIIALMAEGLSNSAIGQRLFLSEGSISKYTTSIFTKLGITSDDNSNRRVLAVLTFLGAAGAG; encoded by the coding sequence GTGCGGATCGTCGTAGCGGAGGACCTGTACCTGTTGCGGGACGGGCTGGTCCGGCTGCTCGAAGCCTACGGCCACGAGGTGGTGGCCGCCGTCGGGGACAAGGAGGCGACGTTGCGCGCCCTGGCCGAGCACCGGCCGGACGTGGCCGTCATCGACGTCAGGATGCCCCCCACCTACACCGACGACGGCCTCCAGGCAGCGCTGGAGGCACGGCGCGCGCGGCCGGGCCTGTCCGTGCTCGTGCTGTCCCAGCACATCGAGCAGCTCTACGCGCGCGAACTCCTCGCCGACGGCAGGGGCGGCGTCGGCTACCTCCTGAAGGACCGGGTCTTCGAAGCCGAGCAGTTCATCGAGGCAGTGGAACGCGTCGGCGCCGGCGGCACCTCCCTCGACCCGGCGGTCGTCGCGAAGATCCTGAACGCGGGCTCCACCTCGCCGCTGGACGGGCTCACCGGCCGTGAACGCGAGATCATCGCGCTGATGGCCGAAGGCCTGTCGAACTCGGCCATCGGCCAACGCCTGTTCCTGAGCGAGGGGTCGATCAGCAAGTACACCACCTCGATCTTCACGAAGCTCGGCATCACCTCGGACGACAACAGCAACCGCCGCGTCCTCGCCGTGCTGACCTTCCTCGGTGCCGCCGGGGCCGGTTGA
- a CDS encoding sensor histidine kinase produces the protein MARSLAEGFTRSLALVALTASAPVAWGVAGLVLARLFDSVPAALACVFPLVVLHLVLLARPVCAATRHAVTRWTGVDLPAAYRPLVPVTRMATGHWWNGYDYQPYRWISVCHRWLFRRTLDPAAWRDMLWVLIGPVTVGAVSATPLVLITAGALGLAEPGLLPPTPEPLVVTAASAAVGAGIALLPVAWRVAGPVARHLLGPPAVALLGARIATLVQGRADLTRAQEAELHRIERNLHDGAQARLVAIGLSLGAAERLVDTDPTRTKVLLRQARETSLAALRELRELVHGIVPPVLLERGLVDAVRALAVDAPIRTAVRSTLDHRLETPVESALYFATAELVTNAVKHSGGSAIEITVDRTRTGVAVTVSDDGRGGADRRAGSGLAGVGSRLGAFGGTLHVDSPAGGPTRVTVEVPCGSS, from the coding sequence GTGGCGCGATCCCTCGCCGAGGGGTTCACGCGTTCGCTGGCACTCGTCGCGCTGACCGCGTCCGCGCCGGTCGCCTGGGGCGTCGCGGGCCTGGTCCTCGCCCGCCTGTTCGACAGCGTGCCCGCCGCTCTCGCCTGCGTGTTCCCGCTGGTCGTCCTGCACCTGGTGCTGCTCGCCCGTCCGGTGTGCGCCGCCACGAGGCACGCGGTCACCCGCTGGACCGGCGTCGACCTCCCCGCCGCGTACCGACCACTCGTCCCGGTGACCCGAATGGCGACGGGCCACTGGTGGAACGGGTACGACTACCAGCCCTACCGGTGGATCTCGGTGTGCCACCGGTGGCTCTTCAGGCGAACGCTGGACCCCGCGGCGTGGCGGGACATGCTCTGGGTGCTGATCGGCCCGGTCACCGTCGGCGCCGTGTCGGCGACGCCACTGGTGCTGATCACGGCAGGGGCCCTCGGCCTCGCGGAGCCCGGGCTGCTCCCGCCGACGCCGGAGCCGCTCGTGGTGACCGCCGCGTCGGCGGCGGTCGGCGCCGGGATCGCCCTGCTGCCCGTGGCCTGGCGGGTCGCCGGGCCGGTGGCGCGACACCTCCTCGGGCCGCCCGCGGTCGCACTGCTCGGCGCCAGGATCGCGACCCTGGTCCAGGGACGGGCCGACCTGACGCGTGCGCAGGAGGCCGAGCTGCACCGGATCGAGCGCAACCTCCACGACGGCGCCCAGGCGCGGCTCGTCGCCATCGGCCTCTCGCTCGGTGCCGCCGAACGGCTGGTCGACACCGACCCGACCAGGACCAAGGTGTTGTTGCGGCAGGCTCGCGAGACCTCCCTGGCGGCGCTCCGGGAACTCCGCGAGCTCGTGCACGGCATCGTCCCACCGGTGCTCCTGGAGCGCGGTCTCGTCGACGCGGTCCGGGCGCTCGCCGTCGACGCGCCGATCCGGACCGCGGTGCGCTCCACCCTCGACCACCGGCTGGAGACTCCGGTCGAGTCCGCGCTGTACTTCGCGACCGCGGAACTCGTCACCAACGCCGTCAAGCACTCGGGGGGATCGGCCATCGAGATCACCGTCGACCGCACGCGCACGGGTGTCGCCGTCACCGTCTCGGACGACGGACGGGGTGGAGCCGACCGCCGTGCCGGGTCCGGTCTGGCCGGTGTCGGGAGCCGGCTCGGCGCCTTCGGCGGCACCCTGCACGTCGACAGCCCCGCCGGCGGGCCCACGCGCGTCACCGTGGAGGTGCCGTGCGGATCGTCGTAG